The sequence below is a genomic window from Luteimonas viscosa.
TCCTGCGCGTGCATGAGGCTTCGGAGGTGGAAACCCCCTACTGCGCACCCACCAGCCGCGAACCCTGGACCAGCGGGCGCAAGGTGGCCGGTTCGAACAACTGGATCCAGTCCTCGGCGACGCTGGTGCCTGCCGAGCTGACCGGGACCGTGCGCGGCGCCGATCCCGGATTCACCAGCATCGGCCAGTTCCAGCTGCGTCCGACCACGAACAGTCCGCTGGTGTCCGCGGGCAACCCGCAGCCGCCGTCGCCCTCGGCGTTCCCGTTCCCTTCGCCGCTGCAGCTGCCCCAGTTCGATCCGCCGCTGCGCGCGAAACTGGCCATCGGCGGCCAGGTGGCGCGTGTGCCGGGGGCGCGGATCGACATCGGTGCGCTCGAAAGCGCGGGGGGAGGCGGCGGTGCACGCCTGCGTCGCAACGGTTCGGCACCGCTGGCGCCGCCGGGCACGTCGGCATCCGCTGCACCTGCCGCAGCGCGCGACGCCGGGGCTACTGCGCCGCGGGCGCAGGCCGCGGGACGCATCGGCGATGCGCCGCCAGCCCCGGTCAACCAGGGGCCCGTGCCCACGCGCCTGGATCCGCGACGCATGGACGTGCGGATCACGCCCCCGGTCGTGCTGCTCTGGCAGCGCATGAGCGCATGGTTCGGAGAAGTGGCCGGCCGCGACGCCGCGCGTCGCTGAGTCGCCGCCGCGCCCCGCACGGCTCAGCATGCCTCCCGCCCCGGGCCCCGTCAGTTCGCCCTAGTCTTCGCGCCGCGCCAGGAACAGCGGATAGGGCGCCGTGTCCACCAGGCCGAGCGCTGCGCCGGCCACTTCGAAGAATCCGTTCACGACATCGACGACGTTGCGACGCGCCTCGAACGGGGGATCGTAGAACGCCTTGCGTCGCAGGATCGAGAATCCGTGTCGCTCGAGCAAGGCCGCGGCATCGGCCGCGTCATGGTGGCGGATGCCCCGGTTGGGATTGCGGTCGCGTTCGCGTTGGCCACTCAGGCGTCGCCACACCCGCGGCAGGAACTGCGAGGTCTTGGTGGCGACGATCAGGTGCCCGCCGGGGCGCAGCACGCGCCTGAGCTCGGCCACGTAGGCTTCGTCGTCCGGGACGAACGGCAGGACCACGATCGACAGCGCGATGTCGAAACTGGCGTCCGCGAAATCGACGCCGTCCGGCCGGCACCGGTCGAACGGGATCGGTGCGTACTGCTGGCGCGCGAAATCGACCCGTCGTTGTTCGACATCCACCGCATGGATGTCGGGATGGGTCTTCGCCGCAGCCCAGGCGATGTCGCCCCAGCCGAAACCGTAGTCGAGGACGCGCCCCGGTGGAAGTTCGCGCAGCAGGGAGAGCACGGCCCGGTGGCGTCGGCGCTGGTGCGCGTCCTGGGGTGCATCGCGGTAGAAATGGCGCGGAATGTCGCTGCTTGCGCGTACGGGTTCGATCACTGCATCCATTGGGTCGATTCGTTGGTTCGTCTCTGCGCGCCGATCCGTGATGCGGAGGATGGCAAGGTTCTCGTTCACCGGCTGATACGGCACTAGCGACGGGATTCGGCCACATGCCCGGCCCTCCTGCGTGGAACCGGTGGAAGGCGGGTACGGCGTGTCTGTCGTCGGGCGACCGCCTCGGGCCTCGTCCGGACGCGGTCGAGGCATGGAATCCCACGGTGGTTGCCTCGCTCGCGGATGAACGAGGCCGGGGAGGATTCGTCGGAGCGTGGCCGATGCGCGGTCCATCCACCGTATCAGCTAGGGTTCGCCGTGCTCGCGCGGGATACCGCAGCGGTTCGACGGCGCAAATCCACTGGATCGCATACGAATGAGTGTCGTTTTCGCAGGTCGTGTTCACGTCGCAGGTCCTTCGGGGTCCGTCTTCGATGCGTCGAACCGGTCGTGAACTCGACGCCGCCGGTCGCCAGGCCGGGTCGTCCGTCCTGCCCGGCGACCGCCGTTCGCCGGTCGCCCGCATCGGCTGGCGGCCGCAGCTGCGCCAGCGGCACGACGGCGCCGACTGCGGGGCGTCGCCCGCCGCCGGTATCCGCAGCGGAACGGATCCGGCCATGAAGGTGCTGCACCTGACCCTTTCCTACAGCCACGGCGGCCGGCGCGAGGCGATCGCCGCCCTGGCGCTGGGACTGCGCGAGCTGGGGGTCGCGAGCCACCTGGGATGTCTCGATGCGTTCGGCTCCGAGGCGGCCGAGCGCACGCTGTTCGACGGCTGTCTCGATCTCGAACGTCGCGGGCTGTTCGACCGCAGTGCGTGGCGGCGGCTGCGCGACTATTGCCGTGAGCAGGCCATCGACGTGATCCATGCGCACGACGCCGCCAGCGAGGCCATGGCCGCGTTGGCGATGCGCCGCAATTCTCCCGCGCTGTTGATGAGCTTCCATCGCACGCGCGGCCTGGAGACGGCCCGGTTCCGGGACCGCGTGCGCAACGCGCTGGTGGGATTGCGGGTTGGCGCCGTGGTGACCGCATCGAAGGAACGACTGCGCCATTACATCGACAACAACTACTTCGATCCGGCCAAGGTCTCGTGCATCCCCCTGGGCATCGACCTGGAGCGATTCCGCCCCGATCCGGTGTTGCGCGCGCGCACGCGAAGACACATCGGTGCCGGCGAGGGCACGCTGGTGGTCGGTACGGTGGGGCATTTCGGCCCCGAGAAGGGCGTCGATCTCGCCATCGGCGCGTTCCACGAGTTCATGCGGCGCCAACCGGGACGCGATGCGCGGCTGCTGGTGCTCGGCCGCGGCGATGCGGCGCAGGAAGCGCAGGTGCGCTCGCTGGTCGCGGAGGATCTCGCCGACCGCGTGCATTTCTGCGGTTTCCAGGCCGATCCCCAGCACTGGTTCCCCGGCTTCGACGTGCTGCTGCACGGTGCGCGCGACGAGGCGTTCGGACTGGTGCTGGCGGAGGCGCAGGCCTGTGGCGTGCCGGTCGTCGCGGCCCGCGTCGGCGGCATTCCGGAGGTCGTGCTGGACCGGCGCACGGGGCGTCTCGCACCGGTCCCGGAGGTCGACTCGCTGGCCGATGCGCTGCAACAGGTGGGCGCCAGCACTACCTACCGGGCGGAACTGGCGAGGCAGGCGGTCGAACACGCGCGCGAACAGTTCAGCCGGCAGCGCTACGCCGGCGAATTCCTGCGGATCTACCGCCGGCTCCTGGACTGACGGCGCCCGATCGTCAGACCAGCGCCTCGACCACGTCCGGGTGCCCCAGGAACTGGCGCGGGCTGGCCGAACGGCCGTAGGCGCCCGACTGGAATACCACCACCAGGTCCCCGGGCCCGGCATGGTCCAGCTCGACGTCGTCGCCCAGCAGGTCCAGTGGCGTACACAACGGGCCGACGACCGTGGCCTGTTCGCGTTCGCCGCCAGCGGCATTGACCGCGATCGGGTAGTTGCGCCGCACCACTTGGCCGAAATTGCCGGATGCCGCGAGGTGCTGGTGCATGCCGCCATCGGTCACGAGGAACACCTTGCCGCGCGAAAGCTTGCGGTCGACGACGCGGCACACGTAGAGGCCGGCCTCACCGACGAGATAGCGCCCCAGTTCGAGCACGAGGCGCGCCTGCGGCCCGAAGTCGCCGGCGCACCGCGCGGCGAGATCGTGCAGCGATTCGAACACCGGGCCGGTGTCGAGCGGCTGGTCGCGGGTGTTGTACGGGATGCCGAAGCCGCCCCCGAGGTTGAGCCAGCGCAGTGGCGCGGGGAAGTGCGCCTGCCATTGCCTGACCAGCGCGTAGCTGAGCCGCTGCGCCTCCACGATCGCCTCCGCGCGCAGGCTCTGCGAGCCCGCGAAGCAGTGGAAGCCCTCGAATGCGAGTCCGGCGGCGGCGATCCGCCGCAGCAGCGCGGGCACCTGGTCGTCATCGACGCCGAACTGCCTGGCGCCGCCGCTCATCTTCATGCCGGATGACTTCAGCTCGAACGGCAGGTTGACGCGCACCGCGACCCGCGCCGGCGCGCCGTTGCTCTCGGACGCACGCGCGAGGATGTCGATCTCGCGGAACGATTCGAGGTTCACCACGATCCCGGCCGCCTGTGCGCGCTGCAGTTCGGCTTCCTGCTTGCCGGGGCCGGCGAAGCTCACGTGCTCCCGATCCATGCCCGCGTCCAGCGCGACCCGCAGCTCGCCGGCGGAGGCGACGTCGAAACCGTCGACGTGCCCGGCCATGAACCCCACCAGCGCCGGCATCGGGTTGGCCTTGATCGCATAGTGCAGCAGCACGCCGGGCGGAAGCGCCTGGCGCAGGCTGCGTGCGCGTTCCGCGAGGCGGCTGCGATCGTAGAGATAGCAGGGGGTGGCACCGAGTTCGTCGACCACGCGCGACAGCGGCCGTCCTGCCACAAGCCATTCGCCGTCGCGCCCGCGGGGCCAGCGCGCTGCCGGACCTGCATCACCTTTCGCGGCAGTGGGCGCGACTGCGCCGCTGTCGGACGCGATTGGAGACGTTTCGGACATGTCTACAACAAACCCTTGATTTGCAATAGGATACGCCGGATCCGGGGTGGCGAGCGCCAGCCGGGCACGCGCCACCTGTCCGGTTCCTGACCGCGGGATGTGACGCATTGCCCCGCTGGCTGCCACAGGGGGCCGGAGACGCGACCCTATGCCACACAGCCGTGCCCACGGGTCGACCCAGCGGCCGGCTTTGTCCAGGGCGCCTCAGACGCCTGCCGGAGACACGCCATGCCCCCATTCCGCGTTGCCCGTTGCCGTGCGTCCGTCTTCGTGGCGTGCGTGCTGCTGGCCTTGCCCGCGCTGGGCGGGTGCGCGGAGCCGTCCCCGGCAGCCGCGGCCGCGATGGCCGCAAACACCGGCACCCCGGCCGCGGCCACGACGGCGCTGCCGACGGCGATCAGGCTGACACCCACCGGCGATGTTTCCGACACCGAACAGGTAACCCTCGGCATCCCGTTTCCGCAGGGCGCGCTGACCGACGCCACGCGGGTCCGCATCCTCGATGCCGCGGACCAGGAAGTGCCGGCCTTCGTCCGGCCCACGCTGCACTGGCACTGGACCGACGGCAGCATCCGCGCGGTGAAGGTCCAGTTCGTGGCGGACCCGGAAGGGTCCTACCGCTTCGACACCGCCGGTCCACGTACCCGATCGATCGAGGAGCTTGCCTACGACCGCGGCACGCGTGCGGGCAAGATGGACGCGCCGGTGCCGCGCCTGGCGGCCACGCTCGATCCGGCCTGGCTGGTGCATTCGGGCATCGCCGGCCGGCAACTGGCGCACGATCCCGAACACCGCTACGACCGTTACGTGGACCGGCAGTGGGCCTGGGCGAAGGATGCGCCATACGCCGGCGCGCATTCGTTCCTGTTCGACCGCGCGGCGGTGCTCGGATGGCAGTACGTGCGCAGCGGTCGTCCCGACGTGTTCGCCGAGTTCTACAATTCGGCCACGTTCTATCTGTCGAAGATCAAGCGCGGCGGCAACGGCGGCGGCTGGCCGGACTGCACCGGCGGCTGGGAGTTCGACGGCGTCAATGCCTGCGACCCCAAGTACAGCTACGTGACCCCGCACCTGCTGCTGGTGGCGCTGGCGGGAGACGACACCCGTCTCGATCCCGGCACCGTGGGGCACATGGTCGTGAACCAGGTCAAGGGCGGCTGGAGCACGCCCATGGGACCCTACACCGGTGGCGGCCAGGCGTGGACCGAGCGGCAGGTCGGGTTGGCACTCGAACACCTGGTGTCGTCCTACGAGCTGACCGGCGCAGCGGACACCCGGCGCCACATCCTCGACCTGATCGGCTGGCTGCACGCGCACCAGCAGACCCCGCCGGGCGACGACCCGGTGACCGGCGCCTGGACCCATTCCTGGCAGGCGCACGAGGGCAGCGACCACGATCCGGCCACCGACGTGCGCGGAGCCTCGCCATGGATGAGCGCGAACCTCGTCGGCGGGTTGTGGCGCGCCTGGCTGGTCACCCGGGACGAGCGGATCCCGGTGATGCTGCGCGACTTCGGCCGCTATCTCGAACAGCACGGCTTCGTGCCGGACGATCTGGCCGGCAACTGGCGGTCGGCCTGCAATCGCGGCGGCACGATCGGCTGGTATTTCTCTTCGGGCATCGCCCCGCGCGAACGCATCGTGGCGATCCAGGACAGCGAAGGCTGGGGCTCGGACGCCCACAACCCGGAGCTGCTGATGGCGGTTGCCGCGGCACGCCATTTCGAAACCGATCCCGCATGGCGCGACAGGCTGTCCGCGCGCGCCGACCGGCTCGCCCTCTATCTCAATCCCGACTGCGCCGCGGTTTCGCATACGCCGCGCGCGTTCAACTGGCAGAATCGCAACCCGGAGTTTGCATGGCTACTCGCGCAATGAACCGATCCCGCGCCCTGGCGCTGGCACTGCTGCTCACCGTCGCCGGGGCCGGCCTGGCCGACCAGCGCGAGTCGATACCTGCGCGCGCGGCTGCGGGCCCGGCGGAGAAGGCGGCCGGGCCGCTCACCTTCGTCAACGAGGCTTCGCAGAGGATCGATTCGATCCCCGACTCGCAGTACCGCTTCGACGCGCTGTTCGTCGACTTCAACAGCGACGGTTGTCCGGACGCGTTCATCGTCTCGCACGAGGACTGGGGCCAGACCACGCGCTTGTGGAACAACCGTTGCGACGGCACGGGCAGGTTCGAACACATACCCAGCGAAGAGACACGTCATTACATCGCGGGCCAGCCGCTGATCTCCGGCTGGGTCACGCGGCTGGATTTCAACGGCGACGGCAAGCAGGATTTCTGGGGTCGGCACGGCTCGGCGCTTGGCGCGCGTTACCGCAACGGCTCGACCAATGGTGCGTTCGTGCCGCGCTTCGCAGCCAAGGAAGATGGCTGCGAGGGCTATTGCGCGTTCGGCGATATCACCGGCAGCGGCAATCTGGAAGTGGTCGACGATGCGCGGCAGGTCGCGAACATCGCGGGCCAGCGGCTGCGGCCGGCTGCGGGCAACCGCGCCAAGCAACTGGTCGGCGACGTGACCGGAGACGGGTGGCCAGACATCGTCCAGCCAGCCAATGGTGGCTACTGGCGCAACGACCGCGGCACGTTGACCTGGGTGGCAGTCCCGGCCTTCGTCGGCGGCAGTCTCATGCAGATGCTGCTGGCCGATTTCGACAACGACGGCGACCTGGACCTGTTCTACCTGGACGGCGAGCAGTTCAGTCCCAGCAACCGCGGGCTGCTTTACCGCAACAATGGTTCGGGTGGCTTCACCGATGTCTCGTCCGCTTCGGGCCTGTCTGGCGTCGCCGCGAGCGACTACGGCAACATCATCGCCGCCGATTTCGACAACGACGGCCGTCAGGACCTGATGGTGTCGGGCGTGGGCGAATCGGTACGGATCTACCGCAACAACGGCAACATGACGTTCACCGCATCCACCAACACCAATTTCGGCCAGGCGTCGGGCGACGCCGGAGGCGGCTGGGAATCGGGCAAGCCGCGCGCCGACGTCGCCGACTTCGACAACGACGGCCGGCTCGACATCGTCAAGACCCAGTTCCAGAGCAACCTGGGCCTGTGGCGCAACACCACCAACACCGACGGCAACCGCTGGATGAAGGTGCGCGTGCGCGGCACCGCCGGCAACAGCGACGGGGTCGGCGCCAGCGTGCGCTGGTACCGGCCGGGCACCAGCCAGCTGGTCGCGCACATGCCGGTGCTGGTGGGCGAACAGCACCCGCAGACCCACCTGCACACCGGACTCGGCAACTACGCGACCGTGGACCTGGAAGTGCGCTTCCCGAACGGCGGCCCGACGCACCGTTTCGCGAACGTCGCGAGCAACCAGGAGGTGATCGTCTACCGCAACGGCTGCAAGCTGGACAACTGGCGTCCCGGCAGCGGCTGGCCGATGCAGGCGCCGACCAACTGTTCCTTCGCAAGCGCACCGATCCGCCGCAACGGCCGGGCGCCGCTGGTGCCCGCCGATGCCCAGGTGGCGGCTCCGGCGCAGGCCGCGGCTGCATCGCCGCGGGATGTCGCCGCGCCTGCTGCCCCTGCACAGCCGACGGTCGCCACCGCGGTGGCGCCGGCTTCGTCCCCTGCGCCGCAGGTGTTGCGCATCACGCCGGCCGCGCTGGTGCTCTGGCGCAGGCTCCAGCGCTGGTGGAACAGCGGCTTCTCCAGTCGGGAATAGCGGCCGGGGATCGCGAAGCAGGCAAGGTTGCGGCCGCTTCTTGTTGGCACACCCACGCATCCGGATTCCTGCCGCGAGCGGCCTGGCCTCCGGCATCGAACCGTCTGCCTGTGGCGATTTGAAGGTTGACGAGCCACGGGCAAGGTCCGGATTCCGTGGCGTTACGCGTTCTGCAACAGGGGACGAAGCAGCTTCGAACCTGCACACGGCGGTCGCCCGCCAGTCGACCCGCGCGGGTTGCACGCCTTCGATGGAGGCGGCCACGTTTCCAGCCACAACGGATGTTGTCCGGACCCTATGCTCGCCATCGCCGTGTTCTGGACCTCCGCGCTGCTGCTTGCCTACACCTATGTGGGCTATCCGCCGCTGGTGATCGCCGTGTCCCGGATCAGGCCGCGGCCGATCCGGCGCGGGGATTCGCGTCCGCCGGTGACCGTGGTGATGACGGTGCACAACGGCGCCGCCGACCTGGCTGCCAAACTCGACAACC
It includes:
- a CDS encoding class I SAM-dependent methyltransferase → MDAVIEPVRASSDIPRHFYRDAPQDAHQRRRHRAVLSLLRELPPGRVLDYGFGWGDIAWAAAKTHPDIHAVDVEQRRVDFARQQYAPIPFDRCRPDGVDFADASFDIALSIVVLPFVPDDEAYVAELRRVLRPGGHLIVATKTSQFLPRVWRRLSGQRERDRNPNRGIRHHDAADAAALLERHGFSILRRKAFYDPPFEARRNVVDVVNGFFEVAGAALGLVDTAPYPLFLARRED
- a CDS encoding glycosyltransferase family 4 protein, producing the protein MRRTGRELDAAGRQAGSSVLPGDRRSPVARIGWRPQLRQRHDGADCGASPAAGIRSGTDPAMKVLHLTLSYSHGGRREAIAALALGLRELGVASHLGCLDAFGSEAAERTLFDGCLDLERRGLFDRSAWRRLRDYCREQAIDVIHAHDAASEAMAALAMRRNSPALLMSFHRTRGLETARFRDRVRNALVGLRVGAVVTASKERLRHYIDNNYFDPAKVSCIPLGIDLERFRPDPVLRARTRRHIGAGEGTLVVGTVGHFGPEKGVDLAIGAFHEFMRRQPGRDARLLVLGRGDAAQEAQVRSLVAEDLADRVHFCGFQADPQHWFPGFDVLLHGARDEAFGLVLAEAQACGVPVVAARVGGIPEVVLDRRTGRLAPVPEVDSLADALQQVGASTTYRAELARQAVEHAREQFSRQRYAGEFLRIYRRLLD
- a CDS encoding pyridoxal-dependent decarboxylase, exosortase A system-associated, which encodes MRHIPRSGTGQVARARLALATPDPAYPIANQGFVVDMSETSPIASDSGAVAPTAAKGDAGPAARWPRGRDGEWLVAGRPLSRVVDELGATPCYLYDRSRLAERARSLRQALPPGVLLHYAIKANPMPALVGFMAGHVDGFDVASAGELRVALDAGMDREHVSFAGPGKQEAELQRAQAAGIVVNLESFREIDILARASESNGAPARVAVRVNLPFELKSSGMKMSGGARQFGVDDDQVPALLRRIAAAGLAFEGFHCFAGSQSLRAEAIVEAQRLSYALVRQWQAHFPAPLRWLNLGGGFGIPYNTRDQPLDTGPVFESLHDLAARCAGDFGPQARLVLELGRYLVGEAGLYVCRVVDRKLSRGKVFLVTDGGMHQHLAASGNFGQVVRRNYPIAVNAAGGEREQATVVGPLCTPLDLLGDDVELDHAGPGDLVVVFQSGAYGRSASPRQFLGHPDVVEALV
- a CDS encoding FG-GAP repeat domain-containing protein, giving the protein MNRSRALALALLLTVAGAGLADQRESIPARAAAGPAEKAAGPLTFVNEASQRIDSIPDSQYRFDALFVDFNSDGCPDAFIVSHEDWGQTTRLWNNRCDGTGRFEHIPSEETRHYIAGQPLISGWVTRLDFNGDGKQDFWGRHGSALGARYRNGSTNGAFVPRFAAKEDGCEGYCAFGDITGSGNLEVVDDARQVANIAGQRLRPAAGNRAKQLVGDVTGDGWPDIVQPANGGYWRNDRGTLTWVAVPAFVGGSLMQMLLADFDNDGDLDLFYLDGEQFSPSNRGLLYRNNGSGGFTDVSSASGLSGVAASDYGNIIAADFDNDGRQDLMVSGVGESVRIYRNNGNMTFTASTNTNFGQASGDAGGGWESGKPRADVADFDNDGRLDIVKTQFQSNLGLWRNTTNTDGNRWMKVRVRGTAGNSDGVGASVRWYRPGTSQLVAHMPVLVGEQHPQTHLHTGLGNYATVDLEVRFPNGGPTHRFANVASNQEVIVYRNGCKLDNWRPGSGWPMQAPTNCSFASAPIRRNGRAPLVPADAQVAAPAQAAAASPRDVAAPAAPAQPTVATAVAPASSPAPQVLRITPAALVLWRRLQRWWNSGFSSRE